A genomic region of Irregularibacter muris contains the following coding sequences:
- a CDS encoding TlyA family RNA methyltransferase: MKKRLDTILYEQGFFESREKAKAAIMAGIVFVQGQLRDKPGEKIDEKATIKVKGDANPYVSRGGLKLQKAFEIFTFDVKNRTVLDIGASTGGFTDCLLQHGAQKVYSIDVGYGQLAWKLRQDPRVVPMERTNFRYITLENIGEIATRATIDVSFISLAIILKNLYHLIDSKGEIIALIKPQFEAGREKVGKRGVVADPKTHIEVIKKVTDQMRDIGFFIKGLSYSPITGPQGNIEFLSYITKDPNSGMDLIEEEIVRVVEEAHNSLEKN; the protein is encoded by the coding sequence ATGAAAAAAAGATTAGATACAATCCTATATGAACAGGGTTTTTTTGAAAGTCGTGAAAAAGCCAAGGCGGCTATCATGGCTGGAATAGTGTTTGTCCAAGGGCAGCTTAGGGATAAACCCGGGGAAAAAATAGATGAAAAGGCAACAATCAAAGTAAAAGGTGATGCTAATCCTTATGTTAGCAGGGGAGGACTAAAACTACAAAAAGCTTTTGAGATTTTTACCTTTGATGTAAAAAATAGGACGGTATTGGATATCGGTGCTTCCACAGGGGGATTTACCGATTGTCTTCTACAGCATGGGGCACAAAAAGTATATTCCATAGATGTAGGCTATGGACAATTGGCTTGGAAACTTAGACAAGATCCACGGGTAGTTCCCATGGAACGTACAAATTTTAGATATATAACCTTAGAGAATATCGGAGAAATTGCCACCCGTGCTACCATAGATGTATCCTTTATTTCTCTTGCAATTATACTAAAAAATTTATATCATTTAATAGACTCAAAGGGAGAGATTATTGCATTGATAAAGCCTCAGTTTGAAGCGGGAAGAGAAAAAGTAGGGAAAAGAGGTGTGGTAGCCGATCCCAAAACCCATATTGAAGTTATTAAAAAAGTTACTGATCAAATGAGGGATATAGGCTTTTTTATAAAGGGATTGTCTTATTCACCTATAACAGGTCCCCAAGGAAATATTGAGTTTCTTTCCTATATTACTAAAGATCCAAACAGTGGGATGGATTTAATAGAAGAGGAAATAGTCCGGGTTGTGGAAGAAGCTCATAATAGCTTGGAGAAAAACTAA
- the nusB gene encoding transcription antitermination factor NusB — MSRRRVREVILQIIFQIDYYKEGFDENAFNYMEEQNIPEEEQTYIREFVEDLIKNKETIDETIGKHLKSWTIGRLSKIDLAILRVSTYEMLLREDIPKKVSMNEAIELTKRFSDEESSKFVNGVLDSIANSRDE; from the coding sequence TTGAGTAGAAGACGAGTTAGAGAAGTTATTTTGCAGATTATTTTTCAAATAGATTACTATAAAGAGGGCTTTGATGAAAATGCTTTTAATTATATGGAGGAACAAAATATCCCAGAGGAAGAACAGACATACATTAGAGAATTTGTAGAAGACCTCATAAAAAATAAAGAGACTATTGATGAAACCATTGGAAAACATCTAAAAAGTTGGACGATTGGCAGATTAAGTAAAATTGATTTGGCTATTTTAAGAGTTTCTACCTATGAAATGTTATTAAGAGAGGATATTCCTAAAAAAGTATCCATGAATGAAGCTATAGAATTAACAAAAAGGTTTAGTGATGAGGAATCCAGCAAGTTTGTCAATGGAGTTTTAGATTCTATTGCCAATAGTAGAGATGAATAA
- the folD gene encoding bifunctional methylenetetrahydrofolate dehydrogenase/methenyltetrahydrofolate cyclohydrolase FolD, translated as MNSKILDGKKLAKKIREEIAQKVIHLKNEKAIIPGIAVIILGEDPASHTYVNMKEKACKEVGFYSEIHRLQNSTKEEELLKLIEQLNHNEKIHGILVQLPLPDHINENIINAHISPFKDVDGFHPSNLGKLFLGQPSFVSCTPKGIIKLLKYYGVEIRGKHAVVIGRSNIVGKPIATLLLNEDATVTLCHSKTRDLAQYTQQADIIVSAVGKAHLINHKMIKREAIIIDAGMNRLNGSLVGDIDFHDVIEKVKLITPVPGGVGPMTITMLLENTLEAALRS; from the coding sequence ATGAACTCTAAAATTTTAGACGGCAAAAAACTTGCAAAGAAAATTAGGGAGGAAATAGCTCAAAAAGTTATCCATCTAAAAAATGAAAAAGCCATCATTCCAGGTATTGCAGTAATTATACTAGGGGAAGATCCTGCCTCTCATACATATGTAAATATGAAGGAAAAGGCTTGTAAGGAAGTAGGTTTCTATTCTGAAATACATAGGCTTCAGAATAGTACTAAGGAGGAAGAACTTTTAAAATTGATTGAACAATTAAATCATAATGAAAAGATTCATGGAATATTAGTACAGCTCCCTCTTCCCGATCATATTAATGAAAATATTATCAATGCACATATTAGTCCTTTTAAGGATGTGGATGGTTTTCATCCTTCCAATTTAGGAAAACTATTTTTGGGTCAGCCCAGTTTTGTTTCCTGCACTCCCAAGGGTATAATTAAATTATTAAAATATTATGGCGTGGAAATTCGGGGTAAACACGCTGTGGTCATTGGACGAAGTAATATTGTTGGCAAACCTATAGCTACTCTACTTTTAAATGAAGATGCAACAGTGACTCTTTGTCACTCCAAGACAAGAGACTTGGCTCAATACACCCAACAGGCAGATATTATTGTATCTGCTGTAGGGAAGGCACATCTGATTAATCATAAAATGATAAAAAGAGAAGCGATTATTATAGATGCAGGGATGAATAGATTAAATGGAAGTTTAGTAGGAGATATTGATTTCCATGATGTCATAGAAAAAGTAAAATTGATTACTCCTGTTCCGGGTGGGGTAGGACCTATGACCATTACCATGTTGCTGGAAAACACCTTAGAGGCGGCTTTGAGATCATGA
- a CDS encoding Kae1-like domain-containing protein: MEGLYLGLDTSNYTTSIALVDEKEQVVLDKRKIIQVKKGERGIRQSEAVFQHINNLSQLIEEIENSTINKNILGVCSSTCPRPTEKSYMPVFNVSKTMGQAIAKFLKVPFYSTSHQEGHIMAGIWSSQGTIGEKFITVHLSGGTTEILMTQRQQKGFREEIIGGSQDLNAGQFIDRVGVALGLNFPSGPELEHLAMKGSKGGVIIPSSVSGNKISFSGPETKAQNLIAQNCKDEDIALGVIHCIAKSLEKVIMNIVSTTKITDILFVGGVASNKHIKNHLVTRLKLKGIQLYFCQPRYSTDNSVGVALMGRAQHQNR, from the coding sequence ATGGAAGGACTATATCTTGGCTTAGATACAAGTAACTATACTACTTCCATCGCCCTAGTAGACGAGAAGGAACAAGTAGTATTGGATAAAAGGAAAATTATACAAGTGAAAAAAGGTGAACGAGGGATAAGACAGTCGGAGGCAGTCTTTCAACATATCAATAATCTTTCCCAATTAATAGAAGAAATAGAAAATAGTACAATAAATAAGAATATATTAGGGGTATGCTCTAGTACATGTCCAAGACCTACCGAAAAATCCTATATGCCGGTATTTAATGTTTCCAAAACCATGGGACAAGCTATTGCGAAATTTTTAAAAGTTCCTTTTTACAGCACTTCCCATCAAGAGGGTCATATCATGGCAGGAATTTGGTCATCCCAAGGAACTATTGGAGAAAAGTTTATCACAGTACATTTGTCTGGGGGGACTACCGAGATTCTAATGACACAAAGGCAGCAAAAGGGTTTTAGGGAAGAGATTATAGGAGGAAGTCAGGATTTAAATGCAGGGCAATTTATTGATAGAGTAGGAGTGGCTTTGGGGCTTAATTTTCCTAGTGGTCCTGAATTAGAACATTTGGCCATGAAGGGGAGCAAAGGAGGCGTAATCATTCCTTCCTCGGTTTCAGGAAATAAGATAAGTTTTTCAGGACCAGAAACGAAGGCACAAAACTTGATTGCACAAAACTGCAAAGATGAAGATATTGCCTTAGGGGTTATTCACTGTATAGCTAAGTCATTGGAGAAAGTTATCATGAATATTGTAAGCACTACCAAAATCACGGATATTTTATTTGTAGGTGGTGTGGCTTCCAATAAACATATAAAAAATCACTTGGTTACCCGTTTGAAACTTAAAGGAATACAGTTGTATTTTTGCCAGCCACGGTATTCTACCGATAATAGTGTAGGAGTTGCCCTAATGGGAAGAGCACAACATCAAAATAGATAG
- the xseA gene encoding exodeoxyribonuclease VII large subunit has translation MKTFNVSEVNDYINRLLSIDVILNNLQVVGEISNFKFHSSGHMYFTLKDKKSRIRCVMFNSYCQDLKFMPEDGMRVIIKGYISVYERDGQYQLYAQQMQPDGIGSLYLAFEQLKQKLELEGLFDDHIKKPIPFLPKTIGVITSATGAAVRDIISVITRRNPNVEIVIFHVLVQGTEASGQLAKAIEFFNKENNVDVIIIGRGGGSIEELWAFNEEKVARSIAASKIPIISAVGHETDFTIADFVADMRAATPSAAAELAIPPKLDLQYNIAMLKQRLIQLMKGIINNNNQKLKEIERYYNRTRLLNLLNQYKQQMDWINVNLIREMNKRAFIERERFQSGLKQLQSISPLAVLNRGFGMVKNQEDKLIVSIEEVEKGESIQILMKNGSIYCKVEGTEKGGYNFEG, from the coding sequence ATGAAAACTTTTAATGTAAGCGAAGTAAATGATTATATAAACAGACTATTGTCCATAGATGTGATTTTAAATAACTTACAGGTAGTGGGAGAAATTTCAAATTTTAAATTTCACTCCTCGGGACACATGTATTTTACTTTAAAAGATAAAAAAAGTCGCATTCGTTGTGTAATGTTTAATAGTTATTGTCAAGACTTAAAATTTATGCCTGAAGATGGAATGAGAGTGATTATAAAAGGATATATTTCAGTTTATGAGAGGGATGGTCAATACCAATTATATGCACAACAAATGCAGCCTGATGGCATAGGTTCATTATATTTAGCCTTTGAACAATTGAAACAAAAACTAGAATTAGAAGGGCTTTTCGATGATCATATTAAAAAGCCTATACCATTTTTACCAAAAACCATAGGCGTTATAACATCCGCTACTGGAGCAGCAGTAAGAGATATTATTTCAGTGATCACTCGGAGAAATCCCAATGTGGAAATTGTTATCTTCCATGTATTGGTACAAGGGACAGAGGCCTCTGGACAACTGGCTAAGGCCATAGAGTTTTTTAACAAAGAGAATAATGTAGACGTAATTATAATAGGAAGAGGCGGAGGATCTATTGAAGAACTTTGGGCATTCAATGAGGAAAAAGTTGCAAGGAGTATAGCCGCATCTAAAATACCAATAATTTCCGCAGTGGGTCATGAAACTGATTTTACAATCGCAGATTTTGTAGCCGATATGAGAGCAGCCACTCCTTCAGCTGCAGCTGAATTGGCAATACCACCAAAACTTGATTTGCAATATAATATTGCTATGCTTAAACAAAGATTAATTCAATTGATGAAAGGTATAATAAATAATAATAATCAAAAGCTTAAAGAAATAGAGAGATATTACAATCGGACTAGACTCCTTAATCTTTTAAATCAGTATAAGCAACAAATGGATTGGATAAATGTCAATCTAATAAGAGAAATGAATAAAAGGGCTTTTATTGAGAGGGAAAGGTTCCAAAGTGGATTGAAACAATTACAAAGTATAAGTCCACTGGCAGTATTAAATAGAGGTTTTGGAATGGTTAAGAATCAAGAAGATAAATTAATTGTAAGTATAGAAGAAGTAGAGAAAGGTGAGTCAATACAAATACTTATGAAAAATGGAAGCATTTATTGTAAAGTAGAGGGAACAGAGAAGGGGGGATACAACTTTGAAGGATAG
- a CDS encoding arginine repressor, which translates to MKISRHAKILEIIKENKIETQEELAEILKKNGFNVTQATVSRDIKELRLIKVMSDNHRYHYAPLQNTDNLMNDRIIKVFKESVQGIDYAGYTIVIKTLSGTASAASVAIDALHWGEIVGCIAGDDTIFVLIRDISMMENMVERFKKLIK; encoded by the coding sequence TTGAAGATCTCAAGACATGCAAAAATATTAGAAATTATTAAAGAAAATAAGATTGAGACCCAAGAAGAATTAGCAGAAATTCTTAAAAAAAATGGATTTAATGTAACTCAGGCCACTGTATCACGGGATATAAAGGAATTAAGACTCATAAAAGTAATGTCAGATAATCATCGTTATCATTATGCACCATTACAAAACACCGACAATTTAATGAATGATCGTATTATAAAGGTATTTAAAGAGTCTGTTCAAGGTATTGACTATGCTGGTTATACCATAGTCATAAAAACATTATCGGGTACAGCCTCAGCCGCATCAGTAGCTATTGATGCTTTGCATTGGGGAGAGATCGTAGGGTGTATTGCGGGAGATGATACCATTTTTGTTCTAATAAGAGATATTAGCATGATGGAAAATATGGTAGAGCGATTTAAAAAATTAATCAAATAG
- a CDS encoding divergent PAP2 family protein: MEFFNGIIRNRALNVAILSWFIAQALKVIITLIQEKKFDFTRFMGSGGMPSSHSSFSMGLTTTIGKMYGWDSPIFAISLSFALIVMYDAAGVRRAAGKQAKILNKMIYDIHASKKLTEERLKELLGHTPKEVFMGALLGIIIANLIY, translated from the coding sequence GTGGAATTTTTTAATGGGATTATCCGGAACAGGGCGTTAAATGTTGCTATTTTATCATGGTTTATCGCCCAGGCTCTAAAGGTTATCATTACATTAATCCAAGAGAAAAAATTTGATTTTACGCGATTTATGGGTTCTGGAGGTATGCCTAGTTCTCATTCATCTTTTAGTATGGGATTAACCACCACCATAGGAAAAATGTATGGTTGGGATTCACCTATATTTGCCATATCTTTGTCTTTTGCTCTTATTGTTATGTATGATGCTGCCGGTGTTAGAAGAGCAGCAGGAAAACAAGCAAAAATTTTAAATAAAATGATTTATGATATACATGCAAGTAAAAAGCTTACTGAGGAGAGGTTGAAGGAATTATTGGGGCATACTCCTAAAGAGGTTTTCATGGGTGCACTATTAGGAATTATTATTGCAAATTTAATATATTAA
- a CDS encoding polyprenyl synthetase family protein yields the protein MTFNKRLKAYVEEIDQYLKNALPKEQEIPDVLIQSMEYSVFAGGKRLRPILLLEAIKCIDENKRAQAIPLACALEMIHTYSLIHDDLPAMDNDDFRRGKPTNHKVYGEGMAVLTGDALLNYSFELMLNNVPFNTEREKDNYIRAIQEIAKAAGIFGMIGGQTKDLECENQGLNFETLQYIHSHKTGALIRASLRAGAMCAGANEKQLEALTLFGEKIGLAFQIVDDILDIIGDETKLGKRVGSDDKNKKLTYPSIYGLEESKKMVEELLNEALKAIELFGAKSEFIGELGKFICIRDY from the coding sequence ATGACATTTAACAAAAGATTAAAAGCATATGTTGAAGAGATTGACCAGTATTTAAAAAACGCTCTCCCAAAAGAACAAGAAATTCCCGATGTATTAATTCAGTCTATGGAATATAGTGTTTTTGCGGGAGGAAAGAGATTAAGACCCATATTACTTCTAGAGGCTATCAAATGCATTGATGAAAATAAGAGAGCACAAGCTATCCCATTAGCCTGTGCCTTAGAAATGATCCATACCTATTCCCTTATTCATGATGATTTGCCAGCCATGGATAATGATGATTTTAGACGGGGAAAACCTACAAACCATAAAGTCTATGGCGAGGGTATGGCTGTACTTACGGGGGATGCCCTTTTAAACTATTCTTTTGAGCTGATGCTCAATAATGTTCCCTTTAATACAGAGAGGGAAAAAGACAATTATATTCGGGCTATTCAAGAAATTGCAAAGGCCGCAGGGATATTTGGAATGATAGGAGGACAAACCAAGGATTTAGAATGTGAGAATCAAGGGTTGAACTTTGAAACACTGCAGTATATTCATTCCCACAAGACAGGAGCATTAATTCGGGCATCTTTAAGAGCAGGAGCTATGTGTGCAGGTGCCAATGAAAAGCAGCTAGAAGCTCTTACCTTGTTTGGGGAAAAAATAGGCCTAGCTTTTCAGATTGTGGATGATATCTTAGATATCATTGGTGATGAAACAAAATTAGGAAAGCGTGTAGGTAGCGATGATAAGAATAAAAAATTAACTTATCCCTCTATTTATGGTTTAGAAGAATCTAAAAAAATGGTAGAGGAACTTTTAAATGAAGCTCTTAAGGCTATAGAATTATTTGGTGCAAAAAGTGAATTTATAGGTGAATTAGGGAAGTTTATATGTATAAGGGATTATTAA
- the recN gene encoding DNA repair protein RecN: protein MLLELNISNFALIDSLKINFNQGLNILTGETGAGKSIIIDALGLILGQRANRESIRQGQKKMIIEALFQVIPHNQSRIQNLLEEKGIDMEEDYTMIMTRELTNNGKSICRINGRIVPVSTMKELGELLVDIHGQHEHQSLLHWETHKELLDSYGGDTIGELSSETKKHYQQYKNVQKSLEELIQDDMYLERQKDIIKFQVVEIEEAKLKESEEELLEERRNLLVNAEKLFQNANQAYELLYGRIDGQASIYDQLSQALDCIEKISTIDSGMKSVLDQLNNAFIQVEDVSFAIRDYNEDMEFNPQELDQIEKRLSTINDLKRKYGGSIEEILLYKQEQQKKLLRIENKNDEIEKLQMNMKKCWQDYITVSQKLSSTRHIIAKQLEDNIIKELRSLGMEKAQFKVNIQTSEKYASDNGIDKIEFLISTNLGQEARPLIKIASGGEISRIMLAFKTILANVDKKETLIFDEVDTGISGRTAQVVAEKMAKIAKTYQVICITHLPQLASMADTHYLIEKKIENNETRTNIYELLTKEQTGELARMLGGAELTTLTLSHAKEMLHMAKQIKSNLK from the coding sequence ATGTTATTAGAATTAAATATATCTAATTTTGCTTTAATTGACTCCTTAAAGATAAACTTTAATCAGGGTTTAAATATACTAACAGGTGAAACTGGTGCAGGGAAGTCTATAATCATAGATGCTCTGGGTCTAATATTAGGTCAACGAGCTAATAGAGAAAGCATTAGACAAGGTCAAAAAAAGATGATTATAGAAGCATTATTTCAAGTGATTCCCCATAATCAATCAAGAATACAAAATCTTTTAGAGGAAAAAGGAATTGATATGGAAGAGGATTACACCATGATTATGACTCGTGAGTTAACCAATAATGGGAAAAGCATATGCCGGATAAACGGTAGAATAGTCCCTGTAAGCACGATGAAAGAGCTGGGAGAATTATTAGTGGATATACATGGGCAACATGAACATCAATCCTTATTACACTGGGAAACCCATAAAGAGCTTTTAGATTCCTATGGTGGAGATACTATTGGAGAGTTAAGTAGTGAAACGAAAAAGCATTATCAGCAATATAAGAATGTCCAAAAATCCTTAGAAGAACTTATACAAGATGATATGTATCTAGAAAGGCAAAAGGATATTATAAAATTTCAGGTGGTAGAAATTGAAGAGGCTAAGTTAAAGGAAAGTGAAGAAGAGCTGCTGGAAGAAAGAAGAAATTTATTAGTAAATGCAGAAAAACTTTTTCAAAATGCAAATCAAGCATATGAATTGCTCTATGGAAGAATAGACGGACAGGCTTCTATTTATGACCAATTGAGCCAGGCTTTGGATTGTATTGAAAAAATAAGTACTATTGATTCGGGAATGAAATCTGTTTTAGATCAATTAAATAATGCTTTTATACAAGTTGAAGACGTTAGTTTTGCCATAAGAGATTATAATGAAGATATGGAGTTTAATCCCCAAGAACTGGATCAAATAGAAAAACGGCTGAGTACAATAAATGATTTAAAAAGAAAATATGGTGGAAGCATAGAAGAAATACTGCTGTATAAGCAAGAACAACAAAAAAAATTATTGAGAATAGAAAATAAAAATGATGAAATTGAAAAACTTCAAATGAATATGAAAAAATGCTGGCAGGATTATATCACAGTCTCACAAAAACTATCCTCCACTCGACATATAATCGCCAAGCAATTGGAAGACAATATCATCAAAGAACTCAGAAGCTTAGGTATGGAAAAAGCGCAGTTTAAAGTCAATATACAGACTTCAGAAAAGTACGCCAGTGACAATGGTATAGATAAAATTGAATTTTTAATATCCACTAATCTTGGACAGGAAGCAAGGCCTTTAATCAAAATAGCTTCTGGAGGAGAAATATCAAGGATTATGTTAGCTTTTAAGACAATTTTAGCTAATGTAGATAAAAAAGAAACTTTAATATTTGATGAAGTAGACACAGGGATTAGTGGAAGAACTGCACAAGTAGTAGCAGAGAAAATGGCAAAGATTGCTAAGACCTATCAAGTGATATGTATAACCCATTTGCCACAGCTGGCTTCTATGGCTGATACGCATTATCTTATTGAGAAAAAAATAGAAAATAATGAAACCAGAACCAATATCTATGAACTCTTAACCAAAGAACAAACAGGAGAATTAGCTAGAATGCTTGGAGGAGCAGAGCTTACAACTCTTACTCTTAGTCATGCAAAGGAAATGTTGCATATGGCAAAACAAATAAAAAGTAATTTAAAATAG
- a CDS encoding exodeoxyribonuclease VII small subunit, with protein sequence MKDSEKTFEQGVERLEEIVSILEDGKISLERAVEIFEEGIQLTKYCNRKLESIENKISLLIEEDGSVQEKKFDLFGEEGKNDI encoded by the coding sequence TTGAAGGATAGTGAAAAAACCTTTGAACAAGGAGTAGAAAGATTAGAAGAAATTGTATCTATATTGGAAGATGGGAAAATTTCCTTAGAAAGAGCTGTGGAGATATTTGAAGAGGGAATACAACTTACGAAGTATTGCAATAGAAAATTAGAATCTATAGAAAATAAAATTAGTCTTTTGATAGAAGAAGATGGAAGTGTACAGGAGAAAAAGTTTGATTTATTTGGAGAGGAAGGGAAAAATGACATTTAA
- a CDS encoding NAD(+)/NADH kinase has product MKRVGIIPNFTKDKNLDLTKKIIQWIEQHDGEVLLQKIDAEKIHRKDLAYKADEIYAYADFIIVLGGDGTLLGVSRRVGKNETPILGVNLGHLGFLTEVEIGDIYQALENIMADHYALEKRMMLEVAVFNNNKLVKTFFALNDVVITKGAFARIINLKTFIDNNYLDTYPADGLIISSPTGSTAYSLSAGGPIVDPKNSLLIITPICPHRLNARSVIISDREKIRVEIEDRKNDILLTIDGQEGYKLQDEDDIVVKKAEFSANFIRVNHRTFYDVLRNKLAERTVLHKDNV; this is encoded by the coding sequence GTGAAAAGGGTAGGTATTATCCCTAATTTTACTAAAGACAAAAATTTAGACTTAACGAAAAAAATAATACAATGGATTGAACAACATGATGGGGAAGTATTGTTGCAAAAAATAGACGCGGAAAAAATACATAGAAAAGATTTAGCATATAAAGCTGATGAAATATACGCTTATGCTGATTTTATCATCGTTCTCGGTGGAGATGGTACACTCCTAGGTGTATCTAGAAGGGTAGGAAAAAATGAAACTCCAATTCTAGGAGTAAACTTAGGACATTTAGGCTTCCTTACAGAAGTAGAAATAGGAGATATTTATCAAGCCCTAGAAAATATTATGGCAGATCATTATGCTTTAGAAAAGAGAATGATGTTAGAAGTTGCTGTTTTTAATAACAATAAATTAGTAAAAACTTTTTTTGCCTTAAATGATGTTGTTATCACCAAAGGAGCCTTTGCAAGAATTATAAACTTAAAAACCTTTATTGATAATAATTATTTAGATACTTATCCTGCTGATGGGCTTATTATTTCCAGTCCTACTGGTTCTACAGCTTATTCACTTTCTGCCGGTGGACCTATAGTAGACCCCAAAAATAGCTTGCTAATTATTACTCCCATATGTCCCCATAGACTTAATGCAAGGTCAGTTATTATCTCGGATAGAGAAAAAATCCGAGTGGAAATAGAGGATAGGAAGAATGATATTTTATTGACAATAGATGGTCAGGAGGGATATAAACTTCAAGATGAAGATGACATTGTTGTGAAAAAAGCTGAGTTTTCTGCTAACTTTATTAGGGTTAATCATCGGACCTTTTACGATGTATTAAGAAATAAATTAGCGGAAAGAACAGTGCTCCACAAGGATAATGTTTAG
- a CDS encoding Asp23/Gls24 family envelope stress response protein — translation MEKSLHNEGEQFGKLNISDDVLSTIASIAASEVKGVTSMSGGITGGIVEMLGKKPVGKGVKIEIEEEKVKVDIFLVVNYGVRIPDVAWEVQENVKKSIEAMAGLKVAQVNINVQGVNFQKVNPKEGDLKSQEEK, via the coding sequence GTCTACATAATGAAGGGGAACAATTTGGAAAATTAAATATATCGGATGATGTGTTGAGTACAATTGCCAGTATTGCTGCATCGGAAGTGAAGGGTGTTACTTCTATGAGTGGTGGTATTACTGGTGGAATTGTTGAGATGCTAGGGAAAAAGCCAGTGGGAAAAGGCGTAAAGATTGAAATAGAAGAGGAAAAAGTCAAAGTAGATATTTTCCTTGTAGTGAATTATGGTGTTCGAATACCCGATGTTGCTTGGGAAGTGCAAGAAAACGTAAAGAAGTCTATTGAGGCCATGGCAGGGCTAAAAGTTGCTCAGGTGAACATAAATGTGCAGGGTGTTAACTTTCAAAAAGTTAATCCCAAAGAAGGGGATTTGAAAAGTCAGGAAGAAAAATAA